GTTCGGCGCGATCGGCTTCTCCGCCGGCGAGGGCGCGCTGCCGCAAGCGCTGAGTGGGATTGTGCAGCAACTTGTTGAGGGCGGAGTCGATCATGTCGTGAAGCGCTTGACGGTCCGCCTCTTCCAAGTGCTTGAGGCGCCCACGCAAGCTGCGCTCCAACTCGCGCTCCAGCACGCTGGCGAACTGCTCACGCAGGGCGACCACGGCCGGCGTGGCGAGCTCCGCGTCGGCCCAGCGCTCCCAACCCGCTGTTTCTTCTGCGACGATGGCTTCCGCCCGCTCGGCCTCGCGCGCTCGCGACGCCAGGGTTTCCGCCACCACCCGCGACAAGTCGTCCACGTTGTAGAGGAACACGTTGTCGAGTTGTTCGACCGCCGGATCCACGTCGCGCGGCACGGCCAAGTCGATGAAGAACAGACTCCGCCCTTTGCGCTTGCGGCGTAGCCCCGCAACCAAATCGCGCGCCACGACGAAGCCCGGTGCGCTGGTGGACGTCACCACCACGTCCGCCTGAACCAAAGCATCCTCCAGTCGATCCCAGGTCATCCCTTCGCCACCGACGGCACGGGCCAACACCGAAACTCGCGCCGCGTTGCGACCGACGACGACGAGCTTGCAGCCCGCGTTCTTCAGCAGCTTGGCGGAGGTTTCGGCCATTTCCCCGGAGCCGAGGAGCACCATCGTGCGCCCGGACAAGTCTCCGAAGATCTGCCGCGCCAGGTCGACACCGACGCTGGGCACACTCACCTGCCCGGCGCCAACCTGAGTCTCGGTACGCACACGCTTGGCGGTGCGAAGCGCGCGGGGCACCGTGCGATGCAGACAGCGGCCCACGGTTCCTGCGCCGCGTGCGCGCTCGAAGGCATCCTTCACTTGCCCGAGGATCTGCGGCTCGCCCAGCACCAGGGAATCGAGCGAAGACGCAACGCGGAACAGATGGCGCACGGCGTCTGCGCCGGTGTGGAAGTAGAGGTGGTCTTTGATCTGCGGCGCAATGCGCGAGAGAGCGGCCACCGCGTCCGCCGCCGTCAAGTCGAGCTGGGTCCCCTCGCCGTTGCCCGCAGCGACCAATTCGACGCGGTTGCAGGTGCTGACCAGCATGGCTTCGTTCACGTGCTCTTGCTGCACGATCTCCTTCAAGGCCAGCGCGATCTGATCCTTGGAAAGCGCAATGCGTTCGCGCACCTCGATGGGCGCGGTGCGGTGACTCAGGCCGACGACGACGATCACCCGGCACCTCCGCCAATGCGAAATACGTACATCGCCATCACCAACATCACGCACAACACGCCTGCGAGCGTGCCGTAGGCCGAGCGGCGACCGCGCCAGCCCGCAATCGCTCTCATCAACAGCACCGCGGCAACGAGTACCCAGGTCGCGTAGCCCAGGCCCGCGCGCAGGGCTTCCGCGGGGGTGGCATTGCCGAGCTTGGCAGCGAACACGGCGCCGGTGACGATGCCGAAGGTCAAGAGCGGAAAACCCGCCAACAGCAAGCGGTGTTCGGCCCGATCGAGGGAGTCCAGCGGTGGCAGCTTGGCCACCAGTCCGCCGAGGCGTTTCTCTTTCAAGCGGCGCTCCTGCACCAGGTAGAACGCGCCTGCGGCCCCCGCGAGCAGGAACAACCCCACGCCGAGCAGGTTCGCGGTGATGTGCAGAGCGAGGAGGGTGCGCGAGCCCTCCGACACCGAGCGCTGGGCACCTACGAACTGTGCGCCAACCAAGAAGGTCAGCGCCAAGGGTGCCACCACTGCGCCCATGGCGTGCATGGTGGTGCGCCGCGGCATGAACAAGAACGCCACCACGGAAATGAGCGCGCTCAGGCTGAGTGCGAAGTGAAGCGACTCCACTGGGCACACTCGAGTCAACAGGCTGGCAGTGACTACGTGAGTGCCATGCAGCAGCGCTCCAATCCCCAAAGCCACGGGTGCCCAAACCTTGGCCAACGGAATCGTGTCCTTCCGACTCAGATCCAGGAAGAAGAGGGTGGTGGCGACCGAGTACGCCACCACGCCCAGCATGAAGGCAGCCGTGGCCAGGTCCGTCATGGTCTCACTCCAAGTTCTGCAACAAGTATCGCGCCAACAGCTGCTCGTCGCTGGTTGGTGCCATACTCGCGGGCGGGGGTGCGCTGCGTGCGCGGTGCTCCGAGAAGCTTCCCACCGGTGTGCCCATGAAGCCAGGAATGACTTCGTACGCCAGATCGCCCAGCACCATGCTGGTCCCCAGCAGCTCCGCGCCCAGCTCGTGAAGGAACGCCACGCTCTTCACCCGCCCCACCAGCTCGTGATCGTCGGGTCCCCCCGTGACTTCGGCAAGGATTCGCACGGCCTCCACTACCCGATAGCGCCGGCCTTCCCCCTGGAGCACGACCTGTCCTTCCACGAGATCTACCCGACCCGTCGCCATCCATTGGTCGAGGGCATCCTGGGGGAAGAAAATGCGGTTGGGGCCCATCTGCGTTCGGCGGAGTCTACCCCGCCGCCTCGCGAGGGCTCAATAGCCGCGGCGCGACACGGCGCGGTCGCCGGGCTCGATTTCGCGGTGGGATGCGGTGACCATGGCGATGCTGCTGTACTTGTTGGCGCGAATCACGCGCAGCTCCCCCACCACCTCTTCTGGGAACTTCTGCTCATTGCCCTTCAGGGGCGTAGTCTCCGTGTTGCTCGGTTCGGGGGTGTCCTGACGCACGCGCGCACGCGCTGCGCTGCTGGCAGTCTTCAGGCTGTGCCGCCAGGCGTCACCCTTCTTGACCACGAACAGGCGATTGCCCGCCGATAGCCCGTCTTCGGTTCCGCGATCGATGAACACCACCTGATTCTGTCCGTAGAGTTCATGCGGATAGATGCTGGTCAGCACTCGCGCCCAGCGATCGACGGTAGCGGGGCGCGGTGGCACGACGTCGAAGCGCCTACCGACGGGTCCCACCAAAGCCCCGCGCTCGATCACGTCGGTGGACTCGACGATCTTCGCGCGCGCGACGCGCGACTTCTCGTCCCAATGATCCACACGCACGGTGCCCTTGATGGCGATGATCATGCCGGGGGGACGCCGCGCGCCCTTCACGCGCTCGGGACGGCGAACCGGGCGAAAGATGGTGAGTTCCTGGCCCAGCTGGACGTCCTGGTTGGGCTTTATCTGCAGGTAGACGTTGTTGCCTTCGGCAAGCAGCATCTGGTCTTCGCGCGACCCGACCAGCTCACCCCATACTTCGCGCGCGGGGTCGTCGATCAACCCCTGGCTGCGCAGGAACACGGTGTTGCGCGGAACCGCAGCTCGCCGATCGACGAAACCGCCGGCGCCGGTGCCCAACAGGTTGGCGCTGTCGCGCATGCCGCCCTCGCCGGGACGACGCATGCGCAGTTGGTCCCCGGGGTGAATCCAATGCGGGTTGGTGACCTGCGGGTTGTAGCTCCACAACTTCGGCCAATTCCAGGGATTGCCGTAGTAGCGCCCGCTCAGATCCCACAGGGTGTCGCCTTTGCGCACGGTGTGGATGGCGGGCACGCTCATGGCGCGATTGCCTAGAATGGCGGAGGAACCCCGGTTGCCGCGAACCGATCCGCCGCTACCCGAGGAAGAGTTCAGATCGAAGCCATCGCTGGAGCGCGACGTGTCGGTGGTGGAGCGAGAACTCGACGGCAAGTAGCTGTCGGAGCCAGCGGCCGGTGCACCGTAGCCCGGAGGCGGCACGGTCGTCTCGGTCACCGTCGTCGTGCCCGGCGTCACGATGACGTCTCCATTTCCCGATGGCACCACCACGCTGCCCGAAGGGGGTCCCTGTTGAGCACCCGCCGTAGCGGTCACGGCGAGGGTCGCGAGCACGATACGGGTTGCGCGTCCCATGGCAGTCCTCCCTCTCAGGAAGCGTGGCTCGCAAGGGCCACGCGTGCATCCCCGCGCTGCTCGAGCAGCGCACCTTCCTTACCGCGGAGTTTGATGGCCGGGCGGGGCTTCTCGTCGTCGGCGGGTTCCTTGGGTTCCCCAGATTCCGAATCCGCTCCGTTGGGCGCGAGCTTGATCACCTTCAGCGGGGGGCGCTCGACGCGATCCGTTTTCGCGGAGTCGGACTTGGACTTGGCGCCAGTCTTGGCGGCAGCCGACTGTTGCATCTCCAGCGCCATCAGGCGCTCGCCAATACGATCCTGGGAGTTCTGAAGGCGCGTGATCTCGTCGCGCATGTCCTTCAAGTGTTTCTCCATCTTGTCGTGGTCCGAGCCGCAGCCCAGGAGCAGGAAGCCCGTGGCGGCGAGCAGGCCGAGGAAGGTCAGCGAGTGGCGCATCCCGATCATCGTAGGCCCGGGGACCGAAGCCGGCAAAAATCCGGGCGTTTTTGCCGGCAAGGTGCAGGGCTTCCGCCGGCTTCTGGACGGCCTCCCGGCCTCGGGGTACGGTCGGCTGTCGTGGGTGCAATGAGGGCAGAAACCAAGCCAAGGCGGCGCTTCAGGCGGCGCCTGGACCTGAAAAAGACACTGTTCCTGCTGCCGAACATGATCACGCTCGCCAGCGTGTTCTGCGGCTTCAACGCCATTCGCCTGGCGGGGGGATCTCAGGGTGGCGGGGAAGACCTGCACCGCGCGGCGGTGTTGCTGATCTTCGCCATGCTGTTCGACTTGCTGGACGGCCGCGTGGCGCGACTGACGCGCACGGAAAGCGCCTTCGGTCTGCAACTCGACTCGTTGGCCGACGTCATCTCCTTCGGCGTGGCGCCGGCCATCCTCGTGTACCAGTGGGTGCTGTATCGCCACCCCCTGCCTGGCTTGATCGTGGCCTTCATGTTCGTGGCCTGCGCGGCGGCTCGGCTGGCTCGCTTCAACGTGCTGTCGTCCGCGCCAGGAGGAGCTCCGCTCAAGCCCGGCAAGTACATGTTGGGGCTACCGACTCCCCCGGCCTCGGGGATCTTGATTTCCTTGGTGGTCGCAGATGCAGCGGTGGGCGGCGCAATTGGTCAGGAGCCCCACACCATCGTGCTGTTCATCGTAACAGTGGCGGTGAGCTTGCTGATGGTGTCCAGCGTGCGCTTCCGCTCCTTCAAGGACCTTTCACTGAACCCCGGTACCGTGCTGTTGGTACTGTTCGTGATTGGCTCGAGCGCTTTCGTTTGGCAACGCTACAAGCCGCAGCTCGTGCTGATCTGGCTGCTCTCGGTCTACGTTTTCCTGGGCATCGCAGAGACCGTGCGGATGCTGGGCAAGAGGCTGCGCGAGGCGACGACCCGCCGAGACAGCATCCCGCCCACCCCCGCGGCGGAATGACGCGAACGCCGCACGCGCTGGTGGGGCTGCTCGCACTGCTCTGCCTGGCTGCAACACTCGCGGGTTGCCGCTGCAATACGAATACCGGAAGTGACCCGGATCCCACGGGCACGAAACCCGTCAGCGGCGCGCTCCCCCCCTTGGAGCTGCGCGACGACACGTCAAACCTGCTCTTGACTTGGGTAGACGACAAAGGCGACTTCCACGTCACTCAAAAGATCGCGAGCGTGCCTGAGAAGCACCGTGAAGCGGTGCGCGTCGTGGTCACGACCAAACCCGAGGGCACCGGCAACTTGGTGTACGTCGCCGACCTGAGTAAGAAGAAACCCGACGGGACCTACGCCGTCAGCACGCTGACCCGTGCGCAATGGGACGAGAAGGGCGCCGCCAAGCGCAAGGCTCGCATCGAGGCGCTCGCTCCCCCTCCGCCCTCGGCATCAGATGCGCCGCGGACTCCAGACCCCG
The nucleotide sequence above comes from Polyangiaceae bacterium. Encoded proteins:
- the pssA gene encoding CDP-diacylglycerol--serine O-phosphatidyltransferase; this translates as MRAETKPRRRFRRRLDLKKTLFLLPNMITLASVFCGFNAIRLAGGSQGGGEDLHRAAVLLIFAMLFDLLDGRVARLTRTESAFGLQLDSLADVISFGVAPAILVYQWVLYRHPLPGLIVAFMFVACAAARLARFNVLSSAPGGAPLKPGKYMLGLPTPPASGILISLVVADAAVGGAIGQEPHTIVLFIVTVAVSLLMVSSVRFRSFKDLSLNPGTVLLVLFVIGSSAFVWQRYKPQLVLIWLLSVYVFLGIAETVRMLGKRLREATTRRDSIPPTPAAE
- a CDS encoding glutaredoxin family protein, yielding MTRTPHALVGLLALLCLAATLAGCRCNTNTGSDPDPTGTKPVSGALPPLELRDDTSNLLLTWVDDKGDFHVTQKIASVPEKHREAVRVVVTTKPEGTGNLVYVADLSKKKPDGTYAVSTLTRAQWDEKGAAKRKARIEALAPPPPSASDAPRTPDPGLDPAAGGVVVIIYGASWCKPCHDAQRHLERRGVKVVYKDVEESEVFAREMKEKLARVNKRTASIPIIDVMGQILVGFEPRALDRAVEAAKNSQTL
- the ccsA gene encoding cytochrome c biogenesis protein CcsA, producing the protein MTDLATAAFMLGVVAYSVATTLFFLDLSRKDTIPLAKVWAPVALGIGALLHGTHVVTASLLTRVCPVESLHFALSLSALISVVAFLFMPRRTTMHAMGAVVAPLALTFLVGAQFVGAQRSVSEGSRTLLALHITANLLGVGLFLLAGAAGAFYLVQERRLKEKRLGGLVAKLPPLDSLDRAEHRLLLAGFPLLTFGIVTGAVFAAKLGNATPAEALRAGLGYATWVLVAAVLLMRAIAGWRGRRSAYGTLAGVLCVMLVMAMYVFRIGGGAG
- a CDS encoding LysM domain-containing protein, with product MGRATRIVLATLAVTATAGAQQGPPSGSVVVPSGNGDVIVTPGTTTVTETTVPPPGYGAPAAGSDSYLPSSSRSTTDTSRSSDGFDLNSSSGSGGSVRGNRGSSAILGNRAMSVPAIHTVRKGDTLWDLSGRYYGNPWNWPKLWSYNPQVTNPHWIHPGDQLRMRRPGEGGMRDSANLLGTGAGGFVDRRAAVPRNTVFLRSQGLIDDPAREVWGELVGSREDQMLLAEGNNVYLQIKPNQDVQLGQELTIFRPVRRPERVKGARRPPGMIIAIKGTVRVDHWDEKSRVARAKIVESTDVIERGALVGPVGRRFDVVPPRPATVDRWARVLTSIYPHELYGQNQVVFIDRGTEDGLSAGNRLFVVKKGDAWRHSLKTASSAARARVRQDTPEPSNTETTPLKGNEQKFPEEVVGELRVIRANKYSSIAMVTASHREIEPGDRAVSRRGY
- the hemA gene encoding glutamyl-tRNA reductase, whose protein sequence is MIVVVGLSHRTAPIEVRERIALSKDQIALALKEIVQQEHVNEAMLVSTCNRVELVAAGNGEGTQLDLTAADAVAALSRIAPQIKDHLYFHTGADAVRHLFRVASSLDSLVLGEPQILGQVKDAFERARGAGTVGRCLHRTVPRALRTAKRVRTETQVGAGQVSVPSVGVDLARQIFGDLSGRTMVLLGSGEMAETSAKLLKNAGCKLVVVGRNAARVSVLARAVGGEGMTWDRLEDALVQADVVVTSTSAPGFVVARDLVAGLRRKRKGRSLFFIDLAVPRDVDPAVEQLDNVFLYNVDDLSRVVAETLASRAREAERAEAIVAEETAGWERWADAELATPAVVALREQFASVLERELERSLRGRLKHLEEADRQALHDMIDSALNKLLHNPTQRLRQRALAGGEADRAEQLAHLVEELFTPDESVTSSRSVPPPGVDHDAASHPRPTGSDR